A genomic region of Ochotona princeps isolate mOchPri1 chromosome 17, mOchPri1.hap1, whole genome shotgun sequence contains the following coding sequences:
- the C1QTNF1 gene encoding complement C1q tumor necrosis factor-related protein 1: MYQAIPAPQINITILKGEKGDRGDRGLQGKYGKTGSVGARGHIGPKGQKGSVGAPGDRCKSHYAAFSVGRKKPLHSNDYYQTVIFDTEFVNLYGHFNMFTGKFYCYVPGVYFFSLNVHTWNQKETYLHIMKNDVEAVILYAQVSDRSIMQSQSLMLELREQDEVWVRLFKGERENAIFSDEFDTYITFSGYLVKPAAEP, from the coding sequence GGGAGAAGGGTGACCGCGGAGACAGGGGCCTCCAGGGGAAGTACGGGAAGACGGGCTCTGTGGGCGCCAGGGGCCACATTGGGCCGAAGGGGCAGAAAGGCTCCGTGGGCGCCCCCGGGGACCGCTGCAAGAGCCACTATGCCGCCTTCTCCGTGGGCCGCAAGAAGCCGCTGCACAGCAATGACTACTATCAAACAGTGATCTTCGACACAGAGTTCGTGAACCTGTATGGCCACTTCAACATGTTTACGGGCAAGTTCTACTGCTATGTGCCTGGCGTCTACTTCTTCAGCCTGAACGTGCACACCTGGAACCAGAAGGAGACGTACCTGCACATCATGAAGAACGACGTGGAGGCCGTGATCCTGTACGCGCAGGTCAGTGACCGCAGCATCATGCAGAGCCAGAGCCTCATGCTGGAGCTGCGGGAGCAGGACGAGGTGTGGGTGCGCCTCTTCAAGGGCGAGCGCGAGAACGCCATCTTCAGCGACGAGTTCGACACCTACATCACCTTCAGCGGCTACCTGGTCAAACCGGCTGCGGAGCCCTAG